Proteins encoded together in one Heliomicrobium gestii window:
- a CDS encoding pseudouridine synthase: protein MDSQTVRLQKLLAAHGVASRREAEAMIRSGRVRVNGTIVREQGVRVDEAHDVVEVDGRALERREAPVYYALYKPRGVVTTCKDPQGRQTVIGLLPGVTSRVYPIGRLDQDTEGLLLVTNDGQLAFRLTHPRFGVEKTYRARLRDDVSEAALKALATGVPLEDGMTAPAEVRLLRREGGATWIEIKIHEGRKRQIRRMGDAIGHPVIDLERISFGPITLGKLKPGEVRPLTPAELRALRAAAGITEAAEPNRGRDSRRQPAKAAAVAPPAGTGGAPSGRAVAAQAKRGGAFSKANNPQERNKRSVAGPGRPDGRKRGPAELDERNPARYSDQREKEKSAQAHREPKGPVRRTEKGPGKGFDKGFDKGFDKGFDKGTAKGFKKGTAMGRAKAPLEAPAKGPYKGPYKGPARDSAQGAAQETGRGPKGFREGRDGGDRRDKSASGKRLDSGVHGKFKGKNDGGPRSRSAGPRSRV, encoded by the coding sequence ATGGATAGTCAAACCGTTCGTTTACAAAAGTTGCTGGCGGCGCATGGTGTCGCGTCTCGCCGGGAAGCGGAAGCGATGATCCGGTCGGGGCGGGTGCGCGTCAATGGAACCATCGTTCGGGAACAGGGAGTGCGCGTCGACGAAGCCCATGATGTGGTTGAGGTGGACGGTCGCGCCCTCGAACGGCGCGAAGCGCCTGTCTACTATGCCCTGTACAAGCCCAGGGGGGTCGTAACGACCTGCAAGGATCCCCAGGGGCGGCAGACGGTGATTGGCCTCCTGCCCGGCGTTACCTCACGGGTCTATCCCATCGGGCGGCTTGATCAGGATACGGAGGGTCTCCTCCTGGTGACGAATGATGGGCAATTGGCCTTCCGGCTTACCCATCCCCGTTTCGGTGTCGAAAAGACGTACCGCGCCCGCCTGCGCGATGATGTGAGCGAGGCAGCGCTGAAGGCGCTTGCGACGGGCGTTCCGCTGGAAGACGGGATGACGGCGCCGGCCGAGGTGCGCCTCCTCCGCCGCGAAGGGGGAGCCACCTGGATCGAGATCAAGATCCACGAGGGCCGCAAGCGCCAGATCCGCCGGATGGGCGATGCCATCGGACACCCGGTCATCGATCTGGAGCGGATCTCCTTCGGCCCGATCACCCTGGGCAAACTAAAGCCCGGCGAGGTTCGCCCCTTGACCCCGGCAGAACTGCGGGCGTTGCGGGCGGCGGCGGGAATCACAGAGGCGGCTGAGCCGAACCGGGGCAGGGATTCCCGCCGGCAGCCGGCGAAAGCCGCTGCGGTGGCGCCCCCGGCCGGTACGGGGGGAGCGCCGTCGGGACGAGCGGTGGCTGCTCAGGCAAAGCGAGGGGGCGCCTTTTCAAAGGCCAACAACCCGCAGGAACGAAACAAGCGATCCGTTGCCGGTCCGGGTCGTCCCGATGGGCGCAAACGGGGACCAGCGGAACTGGACGAGCGCAATCCGGCCAGGTATAGTGATCAGCGGGAAAAAGAGAAAAGCGCCCAGGCTCACCGGGAGCCCAAGGGGCCCGTAAGAAGAACGGAAAAGGGGCCCGGTAAGGGGTTTGATAAGGGGTTTGATAAGGGGTTCGATAAGGGGTTCGATAAGGGCACTGCCAAGGGCTTTAAAAAGGGAACGGCAATGGGACGGGCCAAAGCACCATTGGAAGCCCCGGCAAAAGGGCCTTATAAAGGGCCCTATAAAGGACCTGCCAGGGATTCGGCCCAGGGTGCTGCGCAGGAAACGGGAAGAGGTCCCAAGGGATTCCGGGAAGGAAGGGACGGAGGCGATCGGCGTGACAAGAGCGCGTCTGGAAAAAGGCTTGATTCAGGTGTACACGGGAAATTCAAAGGGAAAAACGACGGCGGCCCTCGGTCTCGCTCTGCGGGCCCTCGGTCACGGGTTTAA
- the cobO gene encoding cob(I)yrinic acid a,c-diamide adenosyltransferase: MTRARLEKGLIQVYTGNSKGKTTAALGLALRALGHGFKVYIIQFMKGSSYYGELFSLQRLYPDIQLAQYGRNCPHDPMIRQGEMQCVGCGGCFVRKGHATEQDQVMADRAMERAREVITSGDYDIVILDELSNALWFELVTIEAALELLKAKPDHVEVVITGRNTPPEILEKAHLVTEMREIKHPYQIGVPSRRGIEY; the protein is encoded by the coding sequence GTGACAAGAGCGCGTCTGGAAAAAGGCTTGATTCAGGTGTACACGGGAAATTCAAAGGGAAAAACGACGGCGGCCCTCGGTCTCGCTCTGCGGGCCCTCGGTCACGGGTTTAAGGTCTATATCATCCAATTTATGAAAGGCAGTTCTTATTATGGAGAACTGTTTTCCCTGCAGCGGCTCTATCCCGATATTCAACTGGCCCAGTATGGCCGCAACTGTCCCCATGATCCCATGATCCGGCAGGGTGAGATGCAGTGTGTCGGCTGTGGCGGTTGCTTCGTCCGCAAAGGCCATGCGACCGAACAGGATCAGGTCATGGCTGATCGCGCCATGGAACGGGCGCGCGAAGTGATCACAAGCGGCGATTACGATATCGTCATCCTCGATGAGTTGTCCAATGCCCTCTGGTTTGAGTTGGTCACCATCGAGGCGGCGCTGGAACTGTTGAAGGCCAAACCGGATCATGTGGAAGTGGTGATCACCGGCCGGAACACGCCGCCAGAAATCCTGGAGAAAGCCCACCTGGTGACGGAGATGCGCGAGATCAAGCATCCCTATCAGATCGGCGTTCCCAGCCGCCGGGGCATTGAATACTAA
- the cobT gene encoding nicotinate-nucleotide--dimethylbenzimidazole phosphoribosyltransferase, with product MNTNPVGALDRKAMAAARAHWDGLIKPPQGLGSLEEFVIHLAGITGSARPSLLRRRALVMVAEHGVAEAGVSAYPPGMTREIVKAFLEEKSGTAVLGRETRTEVHLIDVGLKDDCGPKGSLFAMPDRDRSVTTLRCRKIAPGTGNFLRERAMSREQVFQALQTGSSLVREAVRDGVQGLALGEIGIGNTTACSAITAALLELPPAEVVGRGSGLSPASMEKKRLVIEEALALHRPPAGDVIEVLSMVGGLEIAALAGAILEAARCRTPAVLDGFVTCTAALCAHRLDPAIGDYLLLSHRSKERGQQQIVERLGLQPLLAFDLQYGEGVGAVLALHQAYLATCVLRDMGMWPKKKDF from the coding sequence TTGAATACTAATCCCGTCGGCGCCCTGGATCGCAAGGCCATGGCCGCCGCCCGCGCCCACTGGGACGGGCTGATCAAACCGCCCCAAGGGCTGGGCTCTTTAGAGGAGTTTGTCATCCACCTGGCTGGCATCACCGGTTCTGCCAGGCCCAGCCTGCTTCGCCGGCGGGCGCTGGTGATGGTGGCCGAACACGGGGTAGCCGAGGCGGGTGTCAGCGCCTACCCGCCCGGCATGACGCGCGAGATCGTGAAGGCCTTTTTAGAGGAAAAATCGGGCACCGCCGTTTTGGGCCGGGAGACCAGAACAGAGGTGCACCTCATCGATGTGGGGCTGAAGGATGACTGCGGACCAAAGGGCAGCCTCTTTGCCATGCCGGATCGAGACCGGTCGGTGACGACGCTGCGCTGCCGCAAGATCGCTCCGGGCACGGGTAATTTTCTCCGGGAACGGGCGATGTCGCGGGAACAGGTTTTCCAGGCTTTGCAGACCGGATCGAGCCTTGTGCGCGAGGCGGTCAGGGATGGGGTGCAAGGACTGGCCCTGGGGGAAATCGGCATCGGCAACACGACCGCCTGCAGCGCCATCACGGCCGCTTTGCTGGAACTGCCGCCGGCAGAGGTTGTCGGTCGAGGCTCCGGCCTCTCGCCGGCCAGTATGGAAAAGAAGCGCCTGGTCATTGAAGAGGCTCTGGCCTTGCACCGTCCGCCGGCCGGTGACGTGATCGAGGTGCTTTCCATGGTCGGCGGTCTCGAGATCGCCGCCCTGGCCGGCGCCATTCTGGAGGCGGCCCGTTGCCGGACGCCGGCCGTCCTTGACGGATTTGTGACCTGCACCGCCGCCCTGTGCGCCCATCGCCTCGACCCGGCCATCGGCGACTACCTGTTGCTCAGCCACCGCTCGAAAGAACGGGGCCAGCAGCAGATCGTCGAACGCCTCGGTCTTCAACCGCTGCTGGCCTTTGACCTGCAGTACGGGGAAGGCGTTGGGGCGGTGCTCGCTCTGCACCAGGCCTACCTCGCCACCTGCGTCTTGCGAGATATGGGGATGTGGCCGAAAAAAAAGGATTTTTAG
- a CDS encoding BaiN/RdsA family NAD(P)/FAD-dependent oxidoreductase: MTTLDTARIIVIGGGAAGLTAAIMGARAGAPLLLLEKNDRLGKKLLITGKGRCNVTNDTDTEGIIANLPGNGRFLHSALRAFDARQTMRFFEEELGLPLKVERGNRVFPQSDRASDVVEAMVRELKRLKVEVQTGRTVTAIERDGSGAVRGVRTADGQFYPGAAVVVATGGNTYPGTGSSGDGFRFAGELGHAVTTLRPSLVPLITAEPWVKELQGLTLKNVRVSLQDKAGKKLGEEFGEMIFTHFGVSGPVILSLSKHATNYWEKKGAPEKNPLLVKINLKPALTPEQLDARIQRDFAQFQRKQFKNALGDLLPKSLIPIVIALSGISEDKFVHQITKAERRNLLETLTALTVTATGHRPMSEAIVTAGGVDIREIDPKTMASKQILGLFFAGEVVDVDGYTGGFNLQAAWSMGYMAGRAAAKLVKAPQGGL; this comes from the coding sequence ATGACGACACTGGATACGGCAAGGATCATCGTCATCGGAGGGGGGGCCGCCGGCTTGACGGCGGCCATCATGGGGGCCAGAGCAGGGGCTCCCCTTTTGCTTTTGGAAAAAAACGATCGATTGGGAAAAAAATTGCTCATCACCGGCAAGGGCCGTTGCAATGTGACCAATGACACGGACACAGAGGGCATCATCGCCAACCTGCCCGGCAATGGCCGCTTTTTGCACAGCGCCCTGCGGGCTTTCGACGCCCGGCAGACGATGCGCTTTTTTGAAGAGGAACTGGGGCTTCCCTTAAAAGTAGAGCGGGGCAACCGTGTCTTTCCCCAGAGCGACCGCGCCTCTGATGTGGTCGAGGCCATGGTCCGCGAGTTGAAGCGGCTGAAAGTGGAGGTGCAGACGGGGCGGACGGTGACGGCCATCGAGCGGGACGGGAGCGGCGCGGTCCGCGGCGTCCGCACCGCTGACGGCCAATTCTATCCCGGCGCCGCTGTCGTCGTGGCGACGGGAGGGAACACCTACCCGGGCACAGGCAGCAGTGGCGACGGCTTTCGTTTCGCCGGTGAGTTGGGCCATGCGGTGACGACGCTGCGACCGTCCCTGGTGCCCTTGATCACGGCGGAGCCTTGGGTCAAGGAGTTGCAGGGGTTGACGCTGAAAAACGTGCGGGTGTCCCTCCAGGACAAGGCCGGCAAAAAGCTGGGCGAGGAGTTCGGCGAGATGATCTTCACCCATTTCGGCGTCTCGGGCCCGGTGATCCTCAGCCTCAGCAAGCACGCCACGAACTACTGGGAAAAGAAAGGCGCTCCCGAGAAAAACCCGCTCCTCGTCAAGATCAATCTGAAACCGGCGCTGACGCCGGAGCAGTTGGACGCCCGGATCCAGCGCGATTTTGCCCAGTTCCAGCGCAAGCAGTTCAAAAACGCCCTCGGCGATCTCCTGCCCAAGTCGCTGATCCCGATCGTGATCGCCCTTTCAGGGATTTCGGAGGACAAGTTCGTCCACCAGATCACCAAGGCAGAGCGGCGCAACCTCTTGGAAACGTTGACGGCGCTGACGGTGACGGCCACCGGCCATCGGCCCATGAGCGAAGCCATCGTCACCGCCGGCGGCGTGGACATCCGGGAGATTGATCCGAAAACGATGGCCAGCAAGCAGATTCTCGGTCTGTTCTTCGCCGGCGAGGTGGTCGATGTGGACGGCTATACAGGCGGATTCAACCTGCAAGCGGCCTGGTCGATGGGTTATATGGCCGGTCGGGCGGCGGCGAAGCTTGTCAAGGCCCCGCAAGGGGGGCTATAA
- a CDS encoding HutP family protein, giving the protein MGGNPGSKRVATAALRLAMSESREDEHQLRRLYAEEGIRTAAVDYGGEFVPAVKKIIERAVVAAKREGVIRESHPEEGAVAGATHEALTQILPKAVGLNIGGKVGIARFHDHISVAVFFGIGLLHLDEVAVGMGHRAAL; this is encoded by the coding sequence ATGGGAGGCAATCCGGGAAGCAAACGCGTAGCGACGGCCGCCTTGCGCCTGGCGATGAGCGAGAGCCGGGAGGACGAACACCAGTTGCGGCGCCTCTACGCCGAAGAGGGGATCCGGACTGCAGCCGTTGATTACGGCGGAGAGTTCGTTCCGGCAGTGAAAAAAATCATCGAGCGGGCAGTTGTGGCGGCCAAGCGAGAAGGGGTCATCCGGGAAAGCCACCCGGAAGAAGGCGCCGTGGCCGGCGCCACCCACGAGGCGTTGACCCAGATCCTGCCCAAAGCCGTTGGGTTGAACATCGGCGGCAAGGTGGGGATTGCCCGGTTCCATGATCACATCAGTGTGGCCGTCTTTTTCGGCATCGGCCTCCTTCATTTGGACGAGGTGGCTGTCGGTATGGGCCACCGGGCGGCTCTGTAG
- the aroH gene encoding chorismate mutase — protein sequence MTVNYVRGIRGAVTVDENSREGIQQATKELMREIVEANGLRLEDIASAIFTVTPDLNADFPAYAAREMGWHQVPLMCMGEIDVPGALPRCVRVLIHVNTPKGQDDMVHVYLGGAVKLRPDLRR from the coding sequence ATGACAGTCAACTATGTGCGCGGCATTCGCGGCGCCGTCACTGTCGACGAGAACTCGAGGGAAGGGATTCAGCAGGCGACGAAGGAATTGATGCGGGAGATCGTCGAGGCCAACGGGCTGCGGCTGGAAGACATCGCATCGGCCATCTTTACGGTGACGCCCGATTTGAACGCCGATTTCCCGGCCTATGCGGCCCGGGAGATGGGGTGGCACCAGGTTCCGCTCATGTGCATGGGGGAGATCGACGTGCCAGGCGCGCTGCCGCGCTGTGTCCGTGTGTTGATTCATGTCAACACACCAAAAGGGCAGGACGATATGGTCCATGTCTACTTGGGTGGCGCCGTCAAACTGCGGCCCGACCTGCGCCGGTGA
- a CDS encoding response regulator codes for MNQRVGSTNQSINTPAGVTERQGVELEIQSTDPVHEDGEGDGDVPEVAPLIQEPAADRMILLAEDNPVNQKLVLLQLKKLGLHAHAVMNGREAVEAARNVHYSLILMDCQMPIMDGYEATQTIRSLESQSGRRTPIIAMTAYAMQGDKEHCLQMGMDDYLSKPFVIQALRRVLERWLPDRPCDSAAIDTGAIDAGVLDSLRELQEEGEPDIVAEVVEIFLRDTPPKIAALREAVQLQDARLLTNLTHSLKSSSAGIGANALSACSKELEAMGRQGCLDAAPAKVEQVSREFERAQKALQQLVRHCMK; via the coding sequence ATGAATCAACGGGTTGGATCGACGAACCAGTCGATCAACACCCCTGCTGGTGTGACGGAACGCCAAGGAGTGGAGTTGGAGATTCAATCAACTGATCCGGTGCACGAAGATGGGGAAGGAGACGGTGATGTGCCCGAGGTAGCGCCGCTCATTCAGGAACCGGCCGCCGACCGGATGATTCTCCTCGCCGAGGACAATCCGGTGAATCAGAAACTGGTCTTATTGCAGTTGAAAAAGCTGGGCTTGCATGCCCATGCCGTCATGAACGGTCGTGAAGCGGTTGAAGCGGCGCGGAACGTCCATTACTCGCTGATCCTGATGGATTGCCAGATGCCGATCATGGATGGCTATGAGGCAACCCAGACCATCCGTTCCCTGGAGAGTCAATCAGGCAGGCGCACACCCATTATTGCCATGACCGCCTATGCGATGCAAGGCGACAAGGAGCATTGTCTCCAGATGGGGATGGATGATTACCTCAGCAAGCCCTTTGTCATTCAGGCGTTGCGCCGGGTCCTCGAACGATGGCTGCCCGACCGCCCCTGTGACAGCGCCGCCATCGATACAGGCGCTATCGACGCGGGCGTCTTGGATAGTTTGCGAGAGTTGCAGGAAGAGGGCGAACCGGACATCGTCGCTGAGGTTGTCGAGATCTTTTTGCGCGACACGCCGCCGAAGATTGCGGCGCTGCGCGAAGCGGTCCAACTGCAAGACGCGCGGTTGCTGACCAACCTGACCCACAGCCTCAAATCGAGCAGCGCCGGCATCGGCGCCAACGCGCTGTCGGCATGCAGCAAAGAACTGGAGGCCATGGGACGGCAAGGTTGCCTCGATGCGGCGCCAGCTAAGGTGGAGCAGGTGAGCCGTGAGTTCGAACGCGCCCAAAAAGCGCTCCAGCAGTTGGTTCGTCACTGCATGAAGTAA
- a CDS encoding cobalamin B12-binding domain-containing protein has translation MSDQYSQISAIFEDKLPQLSEAILVRQSVAPTELTEKFNDIGRLRALQDIRAQLSFLSEAVATKSPSLFTDYVSWVKVLLSGRGIPVTDLAKNLSFTKDVLREMLPADLNHIVSAYLDLSINGLDEMPVDPPTHFTPDAPLADLARQYLERLLQGERREATRLIMDAVHSGTAVRDIYIHVFQRCQYEIGRLWQMNRINVAQEHYCSAATQMIMAQLYPFVFSGPSKRRRLVATCVSGELHEIGIRMVSDFLEMDGWDTYYLGASTPAANVVQALRDNQAQVLALSATMTFHVRCVEELIRVVRATPDLATVKIMVGGYPFNVDNELWRRVSADAYAGDALEAIEVANRLVTGE, from the coding sequence ATGAGCGATCAGTACAGTCAAATCAGCGCGATCTTCGAAGACAAACTGCCCCAGTTGTCGGAGGCGATCCTTGTGCGCCAGTCGGTGGCGCCGACAGAGCTGACGGAAAAGTTCAACGACATCGGGCGCTTGCGCGCCCTGCAAGACATCCGGGCGCAGTTGTCTTTTCTTTCTGAGGCGGTGGCGACGAAAAGCCCGTCCCTGTTTACCGATTATGTATCCTGGGTGAAGGTGCTTCTGTCCGGTCGGGGCATCCCTGTGACCGATCTGGCGAAAAACCTGTCCTTCACCAAGGATGTCCTCCGGGAGATGCTTCCTGCCGATTTGAACCATATCGTTTCAGCCTATCTCGATTTGAGCATCAACGGTCTCGATGAGATGCCGGTCGATCCGCCGACCCACTTTACGCCCGATGCGCCCCTGGCCGATCTGGCGCGACAGTACCTGGAAAGGCTGCTGCAAGGGGAGCGGCGCGAGGCGACGCGGCTGATCATGGACGCCGTCCACTCTGGCACTGCTGTTCGGGATATCTACATCCATGTCTTCCAGCGCTGCCAGTATGAGATCGGACGGCTCTGGCAGATGAACCGGATCAATGTGGCCCAGGAGCATTACTGCTCGGCGGCGACGCAAATGATCATGGCCCAGTTGTACCCCTTTGTGTTTTCCGGCCCCTCCAAAAGGCGCCGGCTGGTGGCCACCTGTGTGAGTGGCGAACTGCACGAGATCGGAATCCGCATGGTATCGGATTTTTTGGAGATGGACGGGTGGGATACCTATTACCTGGGGGCGAGCACACCGGCCGCCAACGTCGTCCAGGCGCTCCGGGACAATCAGGCCCAGGTGCTGGCCCTTTCGGCGACGATGACCTTCCATGTTCGGTGTGTGGAGGAACTGATCCGGGTGGTGCGCGCTACGCCGGATCTGGCTACTGTCAAGATTATGGTGGGCGGCTATCCCTTCAATGTTGATAATGAACTGTGGCGGCGGGTCAGCGCCGATGCCTATGCCGGGGACGCGCTTGAGGCGATCGAAGTGGCCAACCGTTTGGTGACGGGCGAGTGA
- a CDS encoding PAS domain-containing hybrid sensor histidine kinase/response regulator: MSAVENGNGITLLCDWQGMILRVNSNRLGFSARIRSGQPFPGIVDRSCADKALNFLAALRKQGSVFNWELNVPLGDQVLGLYFAGCASEGKLLIAGARTRSTMARLYEEMVDSGSQTPALRSTLKDLAAQTGTQADWDSELYEEVTRLNNELVNLQRVLVKKLEKSEERYRLLAEYASDLISRHTTENLFLYASPACRSLLGYEPEEILGRSGYEFLHPEDMDRVGDNLRETMNRQEPRLFQYRMRRKEGRYVWFESTVRPVQNVETGKVQEVIFVTRDITERKRAEEELQAAKERAETADRAKSAFLATVSHEIRTPLHGIIGMIDLLLDTTLTEEQADYGRTIGELSRLLSSIINDILDFSKIEAGRIELEAVDYELRLVINDVINLLRVRSEQKNLDFTCDIDSEIPRFLRGDPVRLRQVMINLGGNAVKFTEKGKVALRVTATPQAGKSGAGHEAARVLRFEIHDTGVGISDEVAPRLFQPFSQADMSTARRYGGTGLGLAIAKRLVEMMGGEIGFQSISGLGTTFWFTAPLVESPSQTSVDTPAMADLLMPELPEKQILLVEDNPVNQKLASIQLKKFGLRLHAVSNGREAVDAVRRETYSLVLMDCQMPEMDGFEATREIRRLEDAQGGHVPIVAMTARAMRGDREECLACGMDDYISKPIRTADLHRVLNHWIFSVDAAKTDASGPGAEL, translated from the coding sequence ATGAGCGCAGTGGAGAATGGCAACGGAATCACGCTGCTCTGTGATTGGCAGGGAATGATCCTGCGTGTGAACAGCAACCGGCTGGGTTTTTCAGCGCGGATTCGCTCAGGTCAACCCTTTCCCGGCATTGTCGACCGGAGTTGCGCCGATAAGGCGCTTAACTTTTTGGCGGCACTGCGCAAACAGGGATCTGTCTTCAACTGGGAACTGAACGTCCCTCTCGGCGATCAGGTGCTGGGCCTTTACTTTGCCGGCTGCGCCAGCGAGGGAAAGTTGCTCATCGCCGGGGCGAGAACGCGCTCCACCATGGCGCGCCTCTATGAGGAGATGGTGGACAGCGGCAGCCAGACGCCGGCGTTGCGATCGACCTTGAAGGACCTGGCCGCCCAGACCGGCACACAGGCCGACTGGGACAGCGAGCTCTATGAAGAGGTGACCCGCCTCAACAACGAACTGGTCAACCTGCAGCGTGTCCTTGTCAAGAAACTGGAAAAGAGCGAGGAACGCTACCGGCTGCTGGCCGAATACGCCTCTGATCTGATTTCCCGCCATACGACGGAAAACCTTTTTCTCTATGCGTCACCGGCCTGTCGCTCCCTTTTGGGCTATGAGCCGGAAGAGATCCTCGGCCGTTCCGGTTATGAGTTTTTACACCCCGAGGACATGGACCGGGTGGGCGACAACCTCCGCGAGACCATGAATCGCCAGGAACCGCGCCTGTTTCAATACCGGATGCGGCGCAAGGAAGGGCGGTACGTCTGGTTTGAGTCCACCGTTCGTCCTGTCCAGAATGTCGAGACAGGGAAGGTCCAGGAGGTCATCTTTGTCACCCGCGATATTACGGAACGCAAGCGGGCCGAAGAGGAGCTTCAGGCGGCCAAGGAGCGGGCGGAAACGGCCGATCGCGCCAAGAGCGCCTTCCTGGCCACGGTGAGCCATGAGATCCGCACGCCTCTGCACGGGATCATCGGGATGATTGACCTCCTGCTGGACACAACCTTGACGGAGGAACAGGCCGACTACGGGCGCACCATCGGCGAACTGTCCCGGTTGCTTTCGTCGATCATCAACGACATCCTCGACTTCTCCAAAATCGAGGCCGGACGGATCGAGTTGGAGGCTGTCGACTATGAACTGCGGCTTGTGATCAACGATGTGATCAACCTGCTGCGCGTTCGCTCAGAGCAGAAAAACCTCGATTTCACCTGTGACATTGACAGCGAGATCCCCCGGTTTTTGCGGGGCGATCCGGTTCGTTTGCGCCAGGTCATGATCAACCTTGGCGGCAACGCCGTCAAGTTCACGGAGAAAGGAAAAGTGGCCCTGCGGGTCACGGCGACGCCCCAGGCGGGGAAAAGCGGAGCTGGCCATGAAGCCGCTCGCGTTCTGCGTTTTGAGATCCATGACACCGGCGTCGGCATCAGCGATGAGGTGGCGCCCCGACTCTTTCAACCCTTTTCCCAGGCCGACATGTCGACGGCCCGGCGCTATGGGGGAACGGGGCTGGGGCTGGCGATCGCCAAGCGGCTCGTCGAGATGATGGGCGGCGAGATCGGTTTTCAGAGCATCTCCGGGCTGGGGACGACCTTTTGGTTTACGGCGCCGCTGGTGGAATCGCCGTCCCAGACGTCTGTTGACACGCCGGCGATGGCGGATCTGCTCATGCCGGAGTTGCCGGAAAAACAGATCTTGCTGGTGGAGGACAACCCCGTTAACCAGAAGTTGGCCTCTATCCAGTTAAAAAAGTTCGGCCTCCGTCTCCATGCCGTATCCAACGGACGGGAGGCCGTGGACGCTGTGCGGCGGGAAACCTATAGCCTCGTCCTGATGGACTGCCAGATGCCGGAGATGGACGGCTTTGAAGCCACCCGCGAAATTCGCCGGCTTGAGGATGCACAGGGCGGCCATGTCCCCATCGTGGCCATGACAGCCCGGGCGATGCGGGGCGACCGTGAGGAATGCCTGGCCTGCGGTATGGACGATTATATCAGCAAACCCATCCGCACCGCCGACCTGCACCGGGTCTTGAACCACTGGATCTTCTCCGTTGATGCGGCCAAAACGGATGCGTCCGGTCCCGGCGCTGAACTGTGA
- a CDS encoding glycosyl hydrolase family 18 protein produces the protein MSKKLRLIVPLLLILSLLLPGMAFAAKKSTSTKTTSTTTTTSTVTSSVYDTTTTTPTTTSSSSVILGYYPVDYVGDKTAYNSLANYGSSMNAIATFTYLVDGQGNLTGTAPTDGLTLAKSKGIKTYAMIHNYSNGGFSQTIASSLLGSAAARQNVITQLKTILPANGYAGVNIDIEYINPADRSNYTQFVKEVKDALGPLGYKVILSVIGKTYNDTTSSWGGAFDFNAIGQYADYVQIMTYDEHYPGGTPGPVASIGYVTKAVQYTLTTMPKEKILLGVATYGYDWYSSGTKTVNYLTVPKLLSQYGVTPNWDDASKSPWFTYTDSYSRSHTVWYENAQSTGYKLDLVNQYSLGGIGIWRLGFEDQSFWDAVNSKLK, from the coding sequence ATGTCCAAAAAACTGCGCCTCATCGTGCCACTGCTCCTGATCCTGTCCCTTCTCCTTCCCGGTATGGCCTTTGCGGCCAAGAAAAGCACAAGCACCAAAACAACCAGCACGACGACCACGACTTCCACGGTTACCAGTTCCGTTTATGACACCACCACGACAACGCCGACCACCACCAGTTCGAGCAGTGTCATCCTCGGCTACTATCCTGTTGACTATGTGGGCGACAAGACCGCCTACAACTCCCTCGCCAATTACGGCAGTTCCATGAACGCCATCGCCACCTTTACCTACCTGGTGGACGGGCAGGGCAACCTGACCGGCACAGCCCCCACTGACGGGCTTACCCTGGCCAAGTCGAAAGGCATCAAGACCTACGCCATGATCCACAACTACAGCAACGGCGGATTCAGTCAGACCATCGCCTCCTCCCTGCTCGGCAGCGCGGCGGCCCGCCAGAACGTGATCACCCAGTTAAAGACGATCCTGCCGGCCAATGGATACGCCGGTGTCAACATCGATATCGAGTACATCAACCCGGCTGACCGGAGCAACTACACCCAGTTCGTCAAAGAGGTGAAGGACGCCCTCGGCCCCCTGGGTTACAAGGTCATCCTCTCCGTCATCGGCAAGACCTACAACGACACCACATCCAGTTGGGGCGGCGCTTTTGACTTCAACGCCATCGGCCAGTACGCCGACTACGTGCAGATCATGACCTATGACGAGCACTACCCCGGCGGAACCCCCGGCCCCGTCGCCTCCATCGGCTACGTCACCAAGGCTGTCCAGTACACCCTGACGACGATGCCCAAGGAAAAAATCCTCCTCGGCGTGGCCACCTACGGCTACGACTGGTACAGCAGCGGCACGAAGACGGTCAACTACCTCACCGTGCCGAAACTGCTCAGCCAATACGGCGTGACACCGAATTGGGATGACGCTTCCAAATCGCCCTGGTTTACATACACTGACAGCTATAGCCGCAGCCATACGGTATGGTATGAAAACGCGCAATCGACCGGCTACAAACTGGACCTCGTCAACCAGTACAGCCTCGGCGGCATCGGCATCTGGCGTCTGGGTTTCGAGGATCAGAGCTTCTGGGATGCCGTCAACAGCAAACTGAAATAA